Proteins encoded in a region of the Excalfactoria chinensis isolate bCotChi1 chromosome 16, bCotChi1.hap2, whole genome shotgun sequence genome:
- the MTMR3 gene encoding phosphatidylinositol-3,5-bisphosphate 3-phosphatase MTMR3 isoform X4, with protein MDEETQHSLECIQANQIFPRKQLIREDENLQVPFIELHGESTEYVGRAEDAIIALSNYRLHIKFKESVVNVPLQLIESVECRDIFQLHLTCKDCKVIRCQFSTFEQCQDWLKRLNNAIRPPSKIEDLFSFAYHAWCMEVYASEKEQHGDLCRPGEHVTSRFKNEVERMGFDMNNAWRISNINEKYKLCGSYPQEIIVPAWITDKELESVASFRSWKRIPAVVYRHQSNGAVISRCGQPEVSWWGWRNADDEHLVQSVAKACASDSRSNSNKLMNGNCSRDFSNGGDLSDVEFDSSISNASGAESLAIQPQKLLILDARSYAAAVANRAKGGGCECPEYYPNCEVVFMGMANIHSIRKSFQSLRLLCTQMPDPGNWLSALESTKWLQHLSVLLKSALLVVHAVDRDQRPVLVHCSDGWDRTPQIVALAKLLLDPYYRTTEGFQVLVEMEWLDFGHKFADRCGHGENSDDLNERCPVFLQWLDCVHQLQRQFPCSFEFNEAFLVKLVQHTYSCLFGTFLCNNAKERGEKHTQERTCSVWSLLRAANKAFKNLLYSSQSESVLYPVCHVRNLMLWSAVYLPCSSPSTPADDTCAPYPVPGSSPEDQPLGRLPKTRSFDNLTTACDSSVPTTNRRSSDPSLNEKWQEHRRSLELSSLGNPGDDPFDGDGLSKQGRALLGAELSVAAGVAEGQMENILQEATKEDVVVEEHLRGSLETAGKGDEIALDKEKRTENVHGYVGELCEKAEDKGVVMNNPCPLSQGACELKGRPEEQTDVSNATQKLPQVKGVQAVPSESSVNRDTHKNVEEGVGKPEGEGESLHSVAQTGLLLPLTSLHEVRTSNIESSTETLTENEAKQELIPKGPCLRAHLMDNSADELSRTIENRPEGESAMELQRLGTKVHRTSGSGSAHIPMPSPCALPLGECKDEVVCNGELEPENKMTEKPAGLAMVQKYHATNGHCVNGEDGRTKAALSRQVSAASCSSAQLHLRNLHQKWVMSHLGKQQAAGSPDQPARSHLDDDGMPVYTDVIQQRLRQIETGHQQEVETLKKQVQELKSRLESQYLNCSLRLNGDYGDEVVTRWLPDHLAAHCYGCDSTFWLASRKHHCRNCGNVFCSSCCNQKVPVPSQQLFEPSRVCKSCYSSLHPSSASLDLELDKPITATSN; from the exons GTGTCAGTTTTCTACTTTCGAGCAGTGTCAAGATTGGCTTAAGCGTCTGAACAATGCCATCCGCCCTCCCTCCAAGATAGAAGACCTTTTCTCATTTGCCTACCATGCTTGGTGTATGGAGGTGTATGCTAGTGAGAAGGAGCAGCATGGGGATTTGTGTCGGCCAG GAGAACATGTAACTTCGAGGTTTAAAAATGAAGTGGAGAGGATGGGTTTTGATATGAACAACGCCTGGAGAATTTCCAACATCAATGAGAAGTACAA GCTCTGTGGTAGCTACCCCCAGGAGATTATAGTACCTGCCTGGATCACGGATAAAGAGCTGGAGAGTGTGGCAAGCTTTCGGTCTTGGAAGCGCATCCCTGCTGTTGTGTACAG GCACCAGAGCAATGGCGCAGTCATTTCCCGCTGCGGCCAACCCGAGGTCAGTTGGTGGGGCTGGAGGAATGCAGATGATGAACACCTTGTCCAGTCAGTAGCCAAAGCCTGTGCCTCAGATTCAAGGTCCAACAGTAACAAACTAATGAATGGAAATTGTTCAAGAGATTTCTCCAATGGAGGAGACCTCTCTGATGTGGAATTTG ATTCCTCAATCTCTAACGCCTCGGGAGCAGAGAGTTTGGCAATACAGCCTCAGAAGCTTCTGATCCTAGATGCACGGTCctatgcagcagctgtggctaACAGAGCCAAAGGTGGAGGCTGTGAGTGCCCAG AGTATTATCCAAACTGTGAAGTGGTGTTCATGGGAATGGCAAACATTCATTCAATCCGGAAGAGCTTTCAGTCCCTGCGTCTGCTCTGCACACAAATGCCAGATCCAGGAAA ttGGTTGTCAGCTCTGGAGAGCACCAAATGGCTGCAGCACCTGTCTGTGCTCCTGAAATCAGCACTGCTTGTGGTCCATGCTGTGGACCGAGACCAGCGACCTGTCCTGGTGCACTGCTCGGATGGCTGGGACCGAACCCCCCAGATCGTGGCTCTGGCCAAACTGCTGCTAGATCCCTACTACAGGACCACAGAG GGTTTCCAGGTGCTGGTGGAGATGGAGTGGCTGGATTTTGGCCACAAGTTTGCCGATCGCTGTGGCCATGGTGAGAATTCGGATGACCTCAATGAGCGCTGCCCGGTGTTCTTACAGTGGCTGGACTGCGTCCATCAGCTCCAGAGGCAGTTCCCTTGCTCCTTCGAGTTTAACGAAGCATTCCTT GTCAAACTGGTGCAGCACACCTACTCTTGCCTCTTTGGTACATTCCTGTGCAACAATGcgaaagagagaggagaaaaacacactCAGGAACGGACCTGTTCTGTCTGGTCTTTGCTGCGGGCAGCAAACAAAGCCTTCAAGAACCTGCTCTACTCCTCCCAGTCAGAATCT GTGCTGTACCCAGTGTGCCATGTGCGTAATTTAATGCTCTGGAGTGCTGTTTACCTGCCCTGTTCTTCCCCCTCTACGCCTGCTGACGACACCTGTGCCCCATACCCTGTTCCAGGCTCTAGCCCTGAAGATCAGCCCCTGGGCAG GTTACCAAAGACGAGATCCTTCGACAATCTGACGACAGCCTGTGACAGCAGCGTGCCTACGACCAACCGGCGCAGCAGCGACCCCAGCCTGAATGAGAAGTGGCAGGAGCACCGCAGGTCCCTGGAGCTGAGCAGCCTTGGGAACCCCGGGGACGACCCGTTTGATGGGGATGGCCTGAGCAAGCAGGGCAGGgcgctgctgggagctgagctgtcTGTTGCAGCCGGCGTGGCGGAGGGGCAGATGGAGAACATTTTGCAGGAGGCCACGAAGGAGGATGTTGTTGTGGAGGAGCACTTAAGGGGCAGCCTAGAGACTGCGGGGAAAGGGGATGAGATTGCCTTGGACAAGGagaagagaactgaaaatgtgCACGGGTACGTGGGTGAGCTGTGTGAGAAGGCTGAGGATAAAGGGGTGGTAATGAACAACCCATGTCCGCTTTCACAAGGGGCTTGTGAGCTCAAAGGACGCCCGGAGGAGCAGACTGATGTCAGTAACGCTACCCAGAAGTTACCTCAGGTGAAAGGAGTGCAGGCTGTTCCTTCGGAGAGCTCTGTAAATAGAGACACTCACAAGAATGTGGAGGAAGGTGTGGGCAAACctgaaggagagggagaaagcctGCACAGCGTAGCACAGACCGGCCTTCTGTTACCTCTTACAAGCCTGCACGAGGTGAGAACATCCAACATTGAGAGCTCTACAGAAACCTTAACAGAGAATGAAGCAAAGCAAGAGCTGATTCCCAAGGGTCCGTGCCTCAGAGCCCATCTGATGGACAACAGTGCTGACGAGCTTTCGCGAACTATTGAAAACAGGCCGGAGGGGGAGAGTGCGATGGAACTGCAGAGACTGGGCACAAAAGTACATAGGACTTCTGGCAGCGGCAGCGCACACATCCCAATGCCTTCCCCTTGTGCCTTGCCTTTAGGTGAATGTAAAGACGAGGTTGTGTGTAACGGAGAGCTGGAGCCTGAGAACAAGATGACGGAGAAGCCTGCGGGGCTGGCTATGGTGCAGAAATACCACGCGACAAACGGGCACTGTGTGAACGGGGAGGACGGGAGGACAAAGGCCGCTCTGAGCCGGCAGGTCTCCGCAgcgagctgcagctctgcacaactGCACCTGAGGAACCTGCACCAGAAATGGGTGATGAGTCACCTCGGGAAGCAGCAGGCGGCCGGCAGCCCAGACCAGCCTGCCAGGAGCCACCTGGACGATGACGGGATGCCTGTCTACACCGACGTCATCCAGCAGCGCCTGCGCCAGATTGAAACTGGGCATCAGCAGGAGGTGGAGACCTTGAAGAAGCAAGTGCAGGAGCTGAAAAGCCGGCTGGAGAGCCAGTACCTGAACTGCTCCTTGCGTCTCAACGGCGATTACGGAGACGaagtg GTGACACGATGGCTTCCCGACCACCTGGCTGCGCACTGCTATGGCTGTGACAGCACGTTCTGGCTCGCCAGCAGGAAGCACCACTGCAG GAATTGTGGAAACGtgttctgctccagctgctgtaaCCAGAAGGTGCCGGttcccagccagcagctctttGAGCCCAGCAGAGTCTGCAAGTCGTGCTACAGCAGCTTGCACCCGAGCAGCGCCAGCCTTGATCTCGAACTGGACAAACCCATCACTGCCACATCAAATTAA